In Silene latifolia isolate original U9 population chromosome 3, ASM4854445v1, whole genome shotgun sequence, a single window of DNA contains:
- the LOC141649121 gene encoding uncharacterized protein LOC141649121 — translation MDWTVYKPSQGSSWAWKRICRVKDRLISGYINHDWLETDGSYSIASGYNWLGEEEPKVDWHSFVWQSEGLPKHQFISWLYVQKRLLTKDRLSRLFNCSELLCSLCLDADEDHDHLFFSCSYSKKVLLLIQEWTGLEVPERDILSWWQAQNLQRRKVTTLIVQALTYHIWWARNNCHFNQLVWHPKIVGKRVQSDVENWMGRVSKVRKQLVWS, via the coding sequence ATGGACTGGACTGTATATAAACCATCTCAGGGTAGCAGCTGGGCATGGAAAAGAATATGCAGGGTTAAAGATAGACTTATTTCTGGGTATATTAATCATGATTGGTTAGAAACTGATGGTTCTTACTCCATAGCTAGCGGTTATAACTGGCTAGGAGAGGAGGAGCCTAAGGTGGATTGGCACAGTTTCGTCTGGCAATCTGAGGGACTGCCTAAGCATCAGTTTATCAGTTGGCTCTATGTGCAAAAACGCCTGTTGACTAAAGACAGGCTTAGCAGATTGTTTAACTGTAGTGAACTCCTATGCTCTCTTTGTCTAGATGCAGATGAAGATCATGATCATCTATTTTTCTCATGTTCATACAGTAAGAAGGTTCTTTTACTGATTCAAGAATGGACTGGATTGGAGGTTCCTGAGAGGGACATTCTGAGTTGGTGGCAAGCTCAGAACCTGCAAAGAAGGAAAGTTACAACTTTAATAGTACAAGCTTTGACATACCACATATGGTGGGCTCGGAATAATTGTCACTTCAATCAGCTGGTTTGGCATCCGAAGATTGTTGGGAAGAGGGTCCAATCTGATGTGGAAAATTGGATGGGCAGAGTGTCTAAGGTTAGGAAACAATTAGTGTGGTCTTGA